CCAATCAGAAGCGGGTCGAGATAACTTGCATGGTTTGACATAACAATCACTCCACCCTCTGTGGGCACTTTTTCTTCATTAAATACCTGAAGCCTGTTAAATAGCTTAAAGAAGACATAAAATACAAACCTGAAAACCCAGTAACAGGAACTCATTCCTTAGCCTTTAGGTCCTCAAGGATTTTTTTTATAACCTCTTCGAGGGGGAGTGTAGATGTGTCTATGTAAACTGCGTCCTCGGACCTTCTAAGCGGTGCTATGTCCCTCGAGGAATCCCTTTTGTCCCTTTCAAGAACATCCTCGAGTGCAATCTCCATCGTAACAGGGATGCCATTTTCCTGAAGCTGTAAGCATCTCCTTTTAGCCCGCTCAGCAGAGCTTGCATCTATATAAAACTTCCTCCATGCATCAGGGAATACCACTGTAGTCATATCCCTTCCCTCTGCTACAAGGTCTGAGTTTTGAGCCTCAGCCCTCTGAATAGGCAAAAGAAAATCCCTCACAGGCTTTCTTTGAGAGAAAAGAGATGAGTAATGACCTGCATCGGGTGTTCTTATCTCTTGAGAGACATCCTCTCCGTTAAGTAAGACCTTTCCATCTGAAAATGAAACCAATATGCCTCTTAGGGTCTCGATTATTTTCTCATCCTTATCATCAGGGCTTACACCCATTTTCCTCAGCCCCAAGGCAACTGCCCTGTAAAGGGCACCTGTGTCAAGGTATCTAAAACCAAGCATCTGAGAGATAAGCTTTGCAACCGTGCTTTTCCCAGCACCTGAAGGCCCATCTATGGCAATGACCTTACCCATAGTAGATGTTTAATTATACCCTATCCTTGGCAAATCGTTTTTGCTACTGAAACATCGTATCCGCATAGCTCGGTTGTAGCTATAGTTTTTGCTGTTAAGGCTCGTATGAGATGGGTTGTTAGCCTTTCTCTTTAATCATCCTTTCATAATCATTATGAGTGCCAATCCAGACCCAAATAAAGTCGCTACCATCTTCAATAGCAAGGGCTCTATAATTCATTCCAGCGCGGATAGACCAGAATGTGCCAACCTTTTTGAAATGTAAAGATGAGTGCGTTGGATTAGTTTTCAGCAGTTCAAAATTCTTCTTTGCTATCTTTTGAATAGGCTTAGGCAGGCTTTCAAAACATCTCCAGAAGCGCTCTGTTGTCCGATGCACTTAAAGTTCCCGCAGTTTACCCTTTGACTTTGCCTCAATCGCTTCCTTAAACAGAAAATTCAATTTTTTGGACTCAGAGTCCGCCACTATCTGTCTGTCCCATTTCTGCCAGTCTTTCTCTGAAAACCACTGTCTCAGCTGGATATATTCTTTTTCTGGCAGGGCGTTGATGGCTTCTTTTATCTCATCTACTTTTGGCATTGCTGGCTCCCTTCAGTTCAGCGTTCATATTTTTAGTATACCATATTTGGGGCTGATGGTCTTGGCAGAAATGAAGCCCAGAGGGTTTGGATGATAGGTTTTTGCAGTGTGTTATTTCCATTGCAGGCAATTTTTCTTTAAAAATGAATTTTGAAGGTTTGAGCCTTATTTCTCCTCATGCTCGTGTTAATCACCTATTGCAGACATCTTTAAATAAAACCTTTAACTTTTAATATTTACATTTTACTAATTGCCTTCAATCCACCCAATGTTTCTGTTTAAGAAATTGTTGAAATTTTTGTTTTGCAGTGTCTCTTCGCTGTTTTGCCTTATCAATCTCTGTTGTAGGTATGGTATATCCAGCTTTTCCCTTAATAGTAAGGAGTTCATATTCCAATCCCGAAATCTTGACCTGTTGTTTTAAATACATGCCTTCAAGACGCATTTGAAAATTTGCCATTCCTATATGGGTAAATTCCCATAAATATGGAAGTTTCTCAAATTCTGATTTTGTAAGAGAAATCGGTATATCATTTTTACCGAAATGGTGTCTCCACTTAAAATATATCTCCTCATATGGTTCTAATAATGGAAGGAAAGTTTTATCAATCCATGAGAGAGTTTTCTCAAAAAGTTCTGGCTCAAAATCTTCTTCTTTTAATCTGAGTTCATTAGGAACATCCTTATCAGAAGTGTCTAATGAATAACTGTAAAAACTTGTTACAAAAATGGCAAAAACTATTAGCATTACCTTAAAAACTGTTTGTTTGTTACTCTTCATAAATCTAAGCTCCTTTCTGTTTTACTATTATATAATCTCAGAAAAAACCCTTACCCACTTAGCCTCTTCAGTGTCTCAAAAAACCCCGGATAAGATATATCCACTGCCTCTGCGTGATTTATGATTGTCTTTCCCTCTGCAACTAATCCTGCTATCGAGAAAGCCATTGCAATCCTGTGGTCTTTAAAGGACTCAATGACAGCTCCCTTAAGGGATGGGCTTCCTTTTATGCTCAAGCCATCTTTATATTCTTTTATTTCCACACCCATCTTTCTTAATCCGCTTGCCATTGCCTTTATTCTGTCAGATTCCTTCACCCTTAATTCCTCTGCACCACTTATCGTAGTTATACCTTCTGCAACTGCTCCTAAGATGCATAGGATTGGAAACTCATCTATTAGTGAGGGGATAAGGTCTTTGCCTATCTCGATGCCTTTAAGCTCCGAGGTTTTGCAATATATATCTCCCACAGGTTCTCCGGCTGTTTCCCTTAGGTTTTCAATCTTCACCTCTGCGCCCATGTTTTTAATGGCATCTAAGAATCCTGTTCTCGTTGGATTTAATCCGACATTTTTTATGAGAACCTCCGAGCCTTTAACGATGAGTGCAGATGCAATAAAAAATGCCGCAGATGAAAAATCCCCAGGCACTGTGCAGGTGATACCCTTAAGCTCAGATCCTCCTTTGACTTTGATATTAAGTCCATTCACATCTATATAAGCACCATAATGAGTCAGCATCCTTTCTGTGTGGTCTCTTGATTTAAGTGGCTCTTTGACCTCTGTAAAGCCTTCTGCATAAAGCCCAGCAAGAAGGATTGCTGATTTTACCTGTGCCGATGCCACAGGCATCTTATATCTTATTGCATTAAGCTTGCCACCTTTTATTGCCAGTGGAGGGTATTTGTTTTCAGCCCTTCCAGTAATCTCTGCACCCATAAGGCTTAATGGCTTTATGATACGTGCCATGGGTCTCTGATTTAAAGATTCATCTCCTGTAAGAATTGTAAAGAATGGATTCCCTGAAAGCACACCTGTTAGAAGCCTCATCGTAGTGCCTGAGTTTCCGCAGTCTATCGGCTTAAAAGGCTCTTTTAGTCCATAGAGTCCCTTACCCTCTATGATTATTTCCTTCCCATCTTTTATGCTGACACTTAGAGCCCTCATGGCATTAAGTGTGCTCAAGGTGTCGCCTGCACGGAGGAAATTTCTTATTACACTTTTACCCCTTGCGATGGACGAAAGAAAAATTACCCTGTGGGATATGGATTTGTCAGGCGGAGGTGTAAGCTCACCCTTGAGGCGTTTTGCTTTTTTAATCTCAACCTTTTTCATTCTTTAGTATTTCCCTCAGCTTCTGTGCCTTAAGAAGCTTTTTCATGAGAGAATCCCTGTCGCCTTTTTTAAGACACGAAGAAAGCCTGTTAATGCTATTTTTAAAGGCATCGGTAAATTTAAGGACATTTCCTCTATTAAGCATGAGTATGTCAGCCCATAGTTCAGGTGGACTGCCTGCTATTCTGGTTGTGTCCTTAAAACCCTGCCCTGAGAATTTGAGTGAGGATTTATCTATATCAGCCACTGTATTTACTAAGGCATATGCTATCAGATGTGGCATATGGCTTATAAGGGCATAAACCCTGTCATGCTCAGAAGGACCCATTATTATCAGTCTTGAGCCGATAGACCTCCACAGGGCTTTAATTTTTTTAAGTGTATAGTTGTTAGTTTTATTTGTCTTTGTGATGATTAAGGGTGCATTTTTAAAGAGGTCTCCTCTTGCCATGTCAATGCCTGAGCGGTCACTTCCTGCTATTGGATGACATCCTACGAATGAGACACCCTCTGGCATAAGGGCTTCCAGTTTAGAAATAAAACCTTTTACACTTCCTACATCTATGACTATAGAGCCTTTCTTAAGAGCAGGCTTTATCTTTTTAATGAGGGTTATGAATAAAGAAGGCGGTGTGGCAAGGACAACTAAATCAGCATCCTTACATGCCTCTTCTGGGTCAAGCGAATATGAATCAATAATTCCTCTTTGTTTTGCCCTGATAAGATTTGCCTTTTTTCTTCCATAGCCAGCTACATGCCTGCATAAGCCATGTTTTTTCATTGCCATGGCAAATGATGCACCAATCAAGCCAACGCCGAGTATGGTTATTTTATTAAAATAGGGTTTCATTTAAATAATATTCTTTGCTTTCTTGTTCAATCTTTATATCTCTTTTACTCTCAATAATTTTACCTTCTAATCTTTTCAATATAAGATTATAGTATTCTTTTGATATTTCCATTGTAATAAAATGTCTTTTTAGTTTTTTAACAACTGCTACGGTTGTTCCTGTTCCTCCAAAGGGATCTAAGACTATGTCTCCTTCGTTAGAGCTGACGCTTATTACTCTCTCTAATAAAGATTCTGGCATTTGACAAGGATGCTTTCCTAATCGCTCTTTGAATGTTCCGCAAACTCGTGAGAACTGCCAAACATCATCAGGATTTTTCCCTATGGGATTTGCTCGTTTATCTTTATAAATGAGTTGCCTTGCAGAAGGAACTCGTATATTCTTATCGTTAAATGTAAAATGTTCTTTATCTTTGGTAAAATATAAAATATGAGTATGGGCACGATTAAACTTTTTTTTCTGATTTTGTCCGAAGGTGTAATACCATATAATCCAATTTCTAAAATAAAAACCTGTCCGTTTTAATATTATGTTTATTTCTGCTGCAAATTCATCTCCAATCGCAACATATATTGTTCCATTATTCTTTAGTAGCCTATAAGATTCTTTTATCCATTTTTCTGACCAATTATAATATTTTTCATAAGGCATTTTATCATTATGAACATCATATTTTATACCTATATTGAAGGGGGGGTCTGCAAAGACTAAATCCACCGA
The window above is part of the Nitrospirota bacterium genome. Proteins encoded here:
- the aroA gene encoding 3-phosphoshikimate 1-carboxyvinyltransferase, whose product is MKKVEIKKAKRLKGELTPPPDKSISHRVIFLSSIARGKSVIRNFLRAGDTLSTLNAMRALSVSIKDGKEIIIEGKGLYGLKEPFKPIDCGNSGTTMRLLTGVLSGNPFFTILTGDESLNQRPMARIIKPLSLMGAEITGRAENKYPPLAIKGGKLNAIRYKMPVASAQVKSAILLAGLYAEGFTEVKEPLKSRDHTERMLTHYGAYIDVNGLNIKVKGGSELKGITCTVPGDFSSAAFFIASALIVKGSEVLIKNVGLNPTRTGFLDAIKNMGAEVKIENLRETAGEPVGDIYCKTSELKGIEIGKDLIPSLIDEFPILCILGAVAEGITTISGAEELRVKESDRIKAMASGLRKMGVEIKEYKDGLSIKGSPSLKGAVIESFKDHRIAMAFSIAGLVAEGKTIINHAEAVDISYPGFFETLKRLSG
- a CDS encoding prephenate dehydrogenase, with the translated sequence MKPYFNKITILGVGLIGASFAMAMKKHGLCRHVAGYGRKKANLIRAKQRGIIDSYSLDPEEACKDADLVVLATPPSLFITLIKKIKPALKKGSIVIDVGSVKGFISKLEALMPEGVSFVGCHPIAGSDRSGIDMARGDLFKNAPLIITKTNKTNNYTLKKIKALWRSIGSRLIIMGPSEHDRVYALISHMPHLIAYALVNTVADIDKSSLKFSGQGFKDTTRIAGSPPELWADILMLNRGNVLKFTDAFKNSINRLSSCLKKGDRDSLMKKLLKAQKLREILKNEKG
- a CDS encoding site-specific DNA-methyltransferase, with the translated sequence MKDIHPNSVDLVFADPPFNIGIKYDVHNDKMPYEKYYNWSEKWIKESYRLLKNNGTIYVAIGDEFAAEINIILKRTGFYFRNWIIWYYTFGQNQKKKFNRAHTHILYFTKDKEHFTFNDKNIRVPSARQLIYKDKRANPIGKNPDDVWQFSRVCGTFKERLGKHPCQMPESLLERVISVSSNEGDIVLDPFGGTGTTVAVVKKLKRHFITMEISKEYYNLILKRLEGKIIESKRDIKIEQESKEYYLNETLF
- a CDS encoding (d)CMP kinase, which produces MGKVIAIDGPSGAGKSTVAKLISQMLGFRYLDTGALYRAVALGLRKMGVSPDDKDEKIIETLRGILVSFSDGKVLLNGEDVSQEIRTPDAGHYSSLFSQRKPVRDFLLPIQRAEAQNSDLVAEGRDMTTVVFPDAWRKFYIDASSAERAKRRCLQLQENGIPVTMEIALEDVLERDKRDSSRDIAPLRRSEDAVYIDTSTLPLEEVIKKILEDLKAKE